The window CAGCCACGTGAACAGGGGCGGCTGCCCCTGTGCCATGAGACTCGGCACAAAGGCACGCATGAACTGTTCGGCTTCGTCCAACTGCATCGAGGACGGGGCGAGCATGCGCAAAAGGAAGTACGAAAGGCAATAAAGGGCTATTGCCGCAACGGCCAGGAGGTCTCCGTTTCCGGCAAAGGGGATTTTCCGTATCCCTTGGGGCGCGTTCATGATATCCTCTTGCACTTCAGACCTGGCGTTCCGCTGGAATCCCGATATTATAACCCCATAACAAGGGCACTAGTGCCCTTCAACCCGGCCGTCCCTTGGGTACAGCATTTCAATGTCCTATCGTGCTGGGCCGGGCACCAGTGCCCTTTTTAAACATCAAGGCGACCCGTAAGCGCCCCCTTAGCAAGCCGTTTCAATGTCCTGTCGCTCCGGCCCGTTGGCCGGTCTTGTGTTGCTCCGGGGTGAAAGGGTATACTACCGCACTGTGGTCATTTCCCTGGTCACTCCGACTGGCGATACATGCGCGTAGAGAAAATCGGGAAGAGCAACGTCGTGGACTCCTTCAAGTGGGTCCTGGGGGAGCAGAGCGCCAAGAGCCTGAGGGGCGGGAAGATGGAAGAGGTCATCTTCGCCGGCTCGCAGTCCAGAAAGCCCAAGGGGATGGCCGAGGTGATGCTGACCGTCTCGGGCCTGGGCTCCTCGGGAAACGGGGACTCCCTGACCACCGTGACGCGCAGGCTCTACCGCTCCGGGGAGAGCGATTACCTTCTGAACCGCACCGCCTGCCGCCTGAAGGACATCAAGGACCTGTTCCTGGACACCGGCCTGGAGATGAAAAGCTACTCCATGCTGGAGCAGGACCGCATCGGGGCGCTCCTTACCGCGAAGCCCGAGGAGCGGCGCTTCCTCATCGAGGAGGTGGCGGGCGTGGTCAAGTACAAGGTCCGCCGCCACGAGGCCCGCAACAAGCTGGAGAACTCCCGGACGAACCTCCAGCGCATCGGCGACATCGTGGCCGAAGTGAAGCGGCAGATAAACTCCCTGGACCGGCAGGTGAAGAAAGCGGAGCGCTACAAGCGCCTGCTGGAAGAGCTCCGGGGCATCGAGCTGCGCATCGCACGGAGGGACTGGGCACAGTTGACCGGGGCGCTGGAGGGCGTCCTCGGCGAGTACGACGCCCTCAGGGAGGAGACCGCTCTCAGAAGGGGCGAGCTTTCCGAGCGGGAGGCGGCCCTCGAGACCGGGAGGATAGAGCTTACCGAGAAGGAAAAGGCCCTGGACGGCCTGAGGCGGGAGCTTCAGGGCCTGGGAGCGCGAGATGGCCGAGGCGGAGCGCGTCCGGGCGGTGCTCGGGGCCGAGCGGGAGCACATCGAGCAGAATATCGTCCGTCTCCGCACCGAGCAGGGGGAGAACGCCGGCAGGCAAGAGGCCGCCCGGGCCGGGCTTTCGGAGAACCGCACCAGGAGGGAGGCGCTCCGGGGAGAGATGGAGGGCCTCTCGCAGGACCTTGAAAGGCAGGAGGCGGCCCTGCGGGCCGCCGAGGAGGAGGCGGCGGGCAAGGAGCATGTCCTTGAGACGAGCCGCCGCGACCTCTTCAAGGTCTCAGACGAGTTGAGCGCGGCGCGCAACGACCGCCACCGGCTGGAGACGGAGCGCCAGGGCATCGCGGGCAGAAGCGAGGAGCTGGACCGGGAGGGTGAAGAGATGAAGGCCGCCCGCGCGCAGGCGGAGGCCGCCCTCGGAGAGACCGAAGCCGCCATGAAGGAAAAGAACGCCGCCCTCCTGGCCCTGCGCGAGGAGAAGGAGACCCTGTCCGAGGAGATAGAGCGGTCCCGGGAAGACCTGGAGGCCCTGAGGGCCGAGGTCTCCCGGAGCAGGGAGGAGATGGCCTCCATGGTCTCGCGCCTGGAGTCCCTGAGGGAGATGGCCCTGGGAGAGGGCGAGGAGCTGAGGGACGACCTGACGCCCGTGGCCCTGGTCTCCGACATCCTGGAGGCTCCCCCGGAGTACGAGCGGGCCGTGGAGAGCGCCCTGAGGGAGGCCGTAGGGGGCTTCATCGTGCCCGACCTGGACGCCCTGGCCCGGGCCGTCTCCACCGTGAAGGAGAAAAACGCGGCAAGAACGGCCTTTGTCCCCCTCGCCCTGGAGGGGCTCCCCGGGGAGGCCCCTCTTCCGGAGGGCGTGCTGGCCCGGGGGGCGGACGTGGTCAGCACCGGGGAAGAGTACGCCGGACTGCTCCGGGCCCTCCTGGGGAGGGTGTTCATCGTCCCGGACCTGGAGACCGCCCTCAGGGTGGGCCCGCGGGAGGAGCTGGTGGTCACCCTGGAGGGCGAGGCGGTGGAGCCCACCGGGGCCGTGGTGGCCGGCCGGAGCAGGGGGCTTCTGGCCCTGAAGAGGCAGCTCAGGGAGCTTGCCCAGGACGTGGAGGGCGCACGGGAAAGGGTGCGGGGCCTGGAGGCGGAGACCGCCCGGAAGACCGAGGCCCTGAAGGGCCTGGAGGACGAGCTTTACGCCCTGGGGGAGAGGGTTTACGAGACCGAGCGGGAGCTTTCCCTCTTGAGAAGGGAGGCCGAACGGGGCGCGGAGGAGCAGGCCCGCCTGAACAGGAAGATTTCCCACCTCGCCATAGAGGTGCAGGAGCTTCACCGGGAGGGCGAGGCCCTGGGCGAGGCCCTCCGGAAGAAGGACGAGGAAATCCAGGCCCTGGAGGCCAAACGGGCGGGGGCGGAGCAGAGGATGGAGGAGTTCTCCCGAAGCATCGCCGAGCTTAGGGCCGCCCACGAGGAGAAGAGAAAGGAGGCCGTGGAGCTCAGGCTCACGCTCGGCTCCCTGAAAGAGCGCGACCGGGCCCTCCAGAGCGAAGGGGAGGCCACCGGGCGCCTCATCGAGGAGCTTACGGCCAAGGACGCGCAGATAGCCCGGGAGATAACCTCCCTGGGCGAGCGGATGGCAGAGCGGGAAAGGGAAGAGGCCCGGAGGGAGGAGGCCCTGCGCTCCCTGGCCGCACGGGCCCACGA of the Nitrospirota bacterium genome contains:
- a CDS encoding AAA family ATPase, with protein sequence MAEAERVRAVLGAEREHIEQNIVRLRTEQGENAGRQEAARAGLSENRTRREALRGEMEGLSQDLERQEAALRAAEEEAAGKEHVLETSRRDLFKVSDELSAARNDRHRLETERQGIAGRSEELDREGEEMKAARAQAEAALGETEAAMKEKNAALLALREEKETLSEEIERSREDLEALRAEVSRSREEMASMVSRLESLREMALGEGEELRDDLTPVALVSDILEAPPEYERAVESALREAVGGFIVPDLDALARAVSTVKEKNAARTAFVPLALEGLPGEAPLPEGVLARGADVVSTGEEYAGLLRALLGRVFIVPDLETALRVGPREELVVTLEGEAVEPTGAVVAGRSRGLLALKRQLRELAQDVEGARERVRGLEAETARKTEALKGLEDELYALGERVYETERELSLLRREAERGAEEQARLNRKISHLAIEVQELHREGEALGEALRKKDEEIQALEAKRAGAEQRMEEFSRSIAELRAAHEEKRKEAVELRLTLGSLKERDRALQSEGEATGRLIEELTAKDAQIAREITSLGERMAEREREEARREEALRSLAARAHDMEAAISRKQEALTLRGEELASLERALKGLREGIAERAERLSELEVRRTELALKRENLAENMKNAWDVDLSQLEDQPVTEEDEERLPEVRKKMEAIGPVSLGSIEEYEELKQRYEFLTRQQEDLVRSIAELEEAISRINTTTRRKLREAYEALKEKFAEVFVTLFGGGQAELVLTDPGNILETGLDVVAQPPGKKLQNISLLSGGEKSLTALALLFASFLIKPTPLCVLDEADASLDESNTHKFAQMLKELSRDIQFIVVTHNRVTMEVADYIYGVTMEEPGSSKVISLEMSPA